In one window of Pseudomonas sp. IAC-BECa141 DNA:
- a CDS encoding PAAR domain-containing protein codes for MAKPAARLTDPTSCPMPGHGPKAIASGSPDVFFDGLAAAAKGDTCTCGSALDSAVSATVFINGKNAALVGTTGTHGDVVIGGSGTVIIGDSHTPAPFTPPLPLLLQKTYGHTFSIVDSETGQPLVGRNFTATVNGQKITGVTDSAGIAKIKTPVKDANISMSIDFNSPARTLDELMD; via the coding sequence ATGGCAAAGCCAGCTGCACGCTTGACTGACCCCACCAGTTGCCCTATGCCTGGGCACGGGCCCAAAGCCATTGCGTCCGGATCTCCCGATGTATTTTTCGACGGCCTCGCAGCTGCGGCGAAAGGCGACACTTGCACCTGTGGCAGCGCTTTGGACTCGGCAGTGTCTGCGACGGTGTTCATCAATGGCAAAAATGCCGCGCTGGTGGGAACCACCGGCACACACGGCGACGTAGTTATTGGTGGCTCGGGAACGGTGATCATCGGCGACTCCCATACTCCTGCACCGTTCACACCTCCACTCCCGCTGCTACTGCAGAAAACTTATGGGCATACTTTCAGTATCGTTGATAGCGAGACGGGGCAACCTCTAGTCGGAAGAAATTTTACTGCGACTGTAAATGGTCAAAAGATCACAGGTGTCACCGATAGCGCTGGGATAGCGAAGATCAAAACTCCAGTCAAAGATGCCAATATTTCCATGAGCATTGATTTCAATTCTCCAGCTCGCACGCTTGACGAACTAATGGACTGA
- a CDS encoding peptidoglycan recognition family protein, whose amino-acid sequence MAEKFTTEAKAAEVKPGAPVAPTIITVNDRAATREAIIRLLSKNKCEFVERSSWGAHKAKGEMVDDWDYSMIALHHAGRSVGCGAGAGQMRAIQSEHQAKFDDIGYHYGIDCTGKVFEGRDIRFKGSSVHNYNTGVIGIVLLENLTTAEEGGDIVAFARQALESINGNMDQKIPAIQIDTLLTLIQALTSVFRVTTLGGHREFPMQAGEGKICPGNIGMELVRNLRIKTKLLRPPSS is encoded by the coding sequence ATGGCTGAAAAATTTACTACCGAAGCAAAAGCGGCTGAAGTCAAACCCGGTGCGCCAGTTGCTCCCACGATTATCACGGTCAACGATAGAGCTGCCACTAGAGAAGCGATCATCAGACTACTCAGCAAAAACAAGTGCGAATTTGTAGAGCGATCATCATGGGGAGCACATAAAGCAAAAGGTGAAATGGTGGATGATTGGGACTACTCGATGATCGCCCTTCACCACGCAGGGCGAAGTGTAGGCTGCGGTGCTGGTGCAGGACAAATGCGCGCGATCCAGAGTGAGCATCAGGCCAAGTTTGATGATATCGGCTATCACTATGGCATCGATTGTACGGGTAAAGTCTTCGAAGGACGTGACATACGATTCAAGGGATCAAGCGTACATAACTACAACACAGGTGTGATTGGTATCGTTTTGCTGGAAAACCTGACTACCGCCGAAGAGGGAGGCGATATAGTCGCTTTTGCTCGCCAAGCCCTCGAAAGCATCAACGGCAATATGGACCAGAAAATTCCTGCCATACAAATTGATACCCTTCTGACGTTGATTCAGGCCCTGACCAGCGTTTTCAGGGTGACAACGTTAGGTGGGCACCGTGAATTCCCCATGCAAGCCGGCGAAGGAAAAATATGCCCTGGTAATATTGGCATGGAGCTTGTAAGAAACCTTCGAATTAAAACCAAACTTTTGCGACCGCCTTCATCATGA